A genome region from Salvelinus fontinalis isolate EN_2023a unplaced genomic scaffold, ASM2944872v1 scaffold_0109, whole genome shotgun sequence includes the following:
- the LOC129843309 gene encoding G-protein coupled receptor 4-like, protein MEMPPTPSSGNSNLNEANTCGVDLNQDAIYLPVIYSIFFIIGTPLNLMALFGLYRLIKSENVLPVYVINLLLSDLLQLFTVPLWIDYYRRGHSWRFGSTSCQLLGVSFYVSIYTGIAFMCIIALERYLAIAKPLRFQALRKLKFARWIALSIWVLVAVPPSIALHKMQPNDNHTLCIESYPSKEGFIIYRLITLSLSFIIPLTFIVFLHRKTLRSLSAIGTLGTEEKHRIRGLLNLLVVIFILVLGPYHITGCVKYIGLLFHRDACEWEKAVFVPYQLGRGLLSLNSLLDPVLYTFLRSDFREAAGHYLPCLRRMQESVCRTVSHHRTTTKTPSSLSDHTDSI, encoded by the coding sequence ATGGAAATGCCTCCCACCCCCAGCTCTGGTAATAGTAACCTGAATGAAGCCAACACTTGTGGAGTGGACCTCAACCAAGATGCCATCTACCTTCCTGTAATCTACAGTATCTTCTTCATCATTGGCACTCCCCTCAATCTGATGGCCCTGTTCGGGCTCTATCGTCTGATCAAGTCTGAAAACGTCTTACCGGTGTACGTGATCAACCTGCTCCTTTCGGATCTCCTCCAACTGTTCACTGTACCTCTATGGATTGACTACTATCGCAGGGGTCACAGCTGGCGATTCGGGTCCACTTCCTGCCAGTTATTGGGGGTCAGTTTCTACGTCAGCATTTACACCGGCATTGCCTTCATGTGCATCATCGCTTTGGAGCGCTACTTGGCCATCGCCAAGCCTCTGAGATTCCAAGCATTGAGAAAGCTGAAGTTTGCACGATGGATAGCCCTTAGCATATGGGTCTTGGTAGCTGTGCCTCCATCCATCGCCTTGCATAAAATGCAACCCAACGACAATCACACCCTGTGTATCGAGAGCTACCCTTCCAAGGAAGGGTTCATCATCTACCGATTGATCACCTTATCCCTGTCCTTCATCATCCCTCTCACCTTCATCGTGTTCCTCCACCGGAAGACCCTGAGGTCTTTGTCGGCCATTGGTACCTTGGGAACGGAAGAGAAGCACCGCATCAGGGGGCTTCTCAATCTGCTGGTGGTCATCTTCATCCTGGTCCTTGGCCCCTACCACATCACAGGATGCGTGAAGTACATTGGATTGCTTTTCCACAGGGACGCCTGTGAGTGGGAGAAGGCTGTGTTTGTGCCCTACCAGCTGGGCAGGGGTCTGTTGAGCCTCAACAGTCTGCTGGATCCTGTACTTTATACGTTCCTGAGGAGTGACTTCAGGGAGGCTGCGGGCCATTACCTGCCCTGCCTGAGGAGGATGCAGGAGTCTGTATGCAGGACTGTGAGTCATCATAGGaccaccactaagacccctagtAGTCTCTCAGATCACACTGATTCTATCTAA